One Hypomesus transpacificus isolate Combined female chromosome 21, fHypTra1, whole genome shotgun sequence genomic region harbors:
- the LOC124483460 gene encoding sulfotransferase 6B1-like, whose translation MDKQIRVPAMSKMEDARNVKDEDKLYKFEGILYSSIMSPPDNLEALKNMEARPEDSLLVAYPKCGFNWMIIVIFKIMAATTGPKEMPAVPQMLEFFSPEIQQMVKEKPSPRLLGTHMHPDNIPKSFTEKKTKMLVVFRNPKDTVVSYYHFMNNNPVLPNAKSWDAFFTDFMKGEVAWGSYFDHALAWEKRMDDPNVMILTYEQLKENLVEGIQMVSKFFGFPLTDEQVQTIASESTFTAMKESSKNTHGGHGSVFFRKGEVGDWKNHFSEAQSKQMDDEFQRHLAGTKLGDKLKYDVYCK comes from the exons ATGGACAAGCAAATCAGAGTGCCTGCCATGTCCAAAATGGAGGATGCAAGGAATGTTAAGGACGAAGATAAACTTTACAAGTTTGAAGGAATCCtctactcttccatcatgaGTCCCCCAGACAATCTCGAAGCGTTGAAGAACATGGAGGCCAGACCAGAGGACTCTCTGTTGGTAGCTTATCCTAAATGTG GGTTCAATTGGATGATTATTGTGATCTTCAAAATCATGGCTGCAACTACTGGGCCAAAAGAAATGCCTGCTGTGCCGCAGATGCTTGAATTCTTTTCACCTGAAATACAACAG ATGGTTAAAGAGAAGCCCTCCCCTCGGTTATtgggcacacacatgcacccagaTAATATACCCAAATCTTTtacagaaaagaaaacaaag ATGCTGGTTGTGTTTCGAAACCCAAAAGATACGGTTGTGTCCTACTACCACTTCATGAACAACAACCCTGTTCTGCCAAATGCCAAATCCTGGGACGCCTTTTTCACAGACTTCATGAAAGGAGAAG TGGCTTGGGGCTCTTACTTTGACCATGCCCTGGCTTGGGAGAAACGCATGGATGATCCAAATGTGATGATTTTGACTTACGAGCAACTGAAGGAG AATCTTGTGGAAGGGATACAGATGGTATCAAAGTTCTTTGGCTTTCCTTTGACCGATGAGCAAGTCCAGACCATTGCAAGCGAGAGCACCTTTACAGCCATGAAGGAGAGCTCCAAGAACACTCATGGTGGACATGGCAGCGTGTTTTTCCGCAAAG GTGAAGTTGGAGACTGGAAAAACCATTTCAGTGAGGCCCAAAGCAAGCAGATGGATGATGAGTTTCAGAGGCACTTGGCTGGTACTAAACTGGGGGACAAATTAAAATATGATGTTTACTGCAAGTAA
- the LOC124483444 gene encoding uncharacterized protein LOC124483444: MDDIPNHKKLRRPKQKPARLATLQLPCWPELGLKLPALLFSDRKLLLSDRKLLFSDRKVLFPEVHNPLQPAQCPDPRRKSKAARKGAGAEKDSGANKGPLAESWRVVEEAGAAYRSALADELAGLGMVVTGGACAKMHPIPWTNYCVLPAIKSSSRPVEPIRASASERVGPLGCRATPDGKESAYSSPPPPPPPSPPPSPPLTPCQLEAQSPGCSPTLNDPVTRETTPSLLSSETGDELSVLEAMMSHPHWKIINRVLLRKNKCVAELQERSEEVMEWVLKVTHRVVLPAMARVLHIRKDQDGRPLSAAISYSSCDSQSDRSSSAGLLSTASPVTGSLTGMVCFNPADFPQDQASSLGSTQPYVPQGILRMISERFHPLLIGGQGSRPQSRLLGGRPPMLDSDRPTEEEVLATASLAVAEILLKVKVVMDKQEHDADDKLSACVEELYESVMGQMLETFALHHRGCLLSDCHVTSISQDLIYNAWQDAKEKIQVLAKSHTDAINELVSPWPTSSADTRERMEMASFLTGSVAEEEEMENAMALPSRVMSPTLCSLKESLSGILARHALFHSPGVVPTEEKLELVRMVGGFLQEMEPTEGRCSLDQPQEAYEASLVQSVATACNVIHNVLKNFHAAQQLIGQVEVADFLQPGSKTFTMVVECVSQSLLGDVAVELDALWRRRSSGASNSNGRSSRNKEYLPFDTQQERPVECSRASKEEQEEEDPQKKEETAPPSSRSTSARSDASSAASYQDLSFTAENMLDIIMRMAYLASSSSPDDDDKRDEASSVKSFDQEEYDMERLLASHSMCTRMFQGRIHHFSKQLVEWIYQLLLDTRMGRLPSTPHCRSEPNFQNLEDKERLDQEFFTPLLYYFFQMAFKGLMGNLLGEEDVTDDHRADSCSDASSDGSDSNSDSSSDSDCPSLDWSSGMTRGSQGVEGRRRSQSRLKPSCSQDQRWALEAICEVLTTQAGSDLYKTCNDPQENMVVVRKGLDAKAMARFGNLASSSSEDQEVTTGSLDPESGLTNQEVGQPEMDDNENADYSDDFHEEEDGSDCQMNDFSKGALIEEEEKDEDDGAAGLPEEVQDHPSLPVSPSETPSLQPGEVLIQEKVLMPPQPSALHHQTLHDLLQRLVGRLALQGPLRSCFTPTNSEIEAVLLQDVSWFLWNQAGIGLVLEHEPQNLLFGGADALDAMFEATYAELMLCSDSNRALVHSALQGGAGIVGMAENVATVICRHAEFWRPSAVSGESHDLETGCEENESTEDSAGLVKAGGSSSPFISNTSFDEGLEMDTAGLEKACRNSSPFITNTSLDEGLEMDSAALEKAGGSSSPFLSNTSLEEGLEMESAGLEKASRLASCLTSSSTSWSCYSSSSTSVHSSPSSSKSSTSSSTSRGSTAQAPSPEGHNLGKTDTPILRKWFALKKEKTFLKNGQNVAAKGRKTSIFSKTNKVSPLSAEGPDLGESSIAGGEEKKKKKKKKSFKDFFRGISAALSGAFCFGCVKDIHQ, from the exons ATGGATGACATCCCGAATCATAAAAAACTTCGGCGGCCTAAACAGAAG CCTGCTCGTCTCGCTACCCTCCAGTTGCCCTGTTGGCCAGAGCTGGGACTGAAGCTTCCTGCCCTGCTGttctcagacaggaagctgctgttatcagacaggaagctgctgttcTCAGACAGGAAGGTGCTGTTCCCAGAAGTTCACAACCCCCTCCAG CCTGCTCAATGTCCGGATCCCCGCCGCAAGAGCAAGGCTGCCAGAAAGGGTGCAGGAGCTGAGAAGGATTCAGGGGCCAACAAGGGGCCCCTggcagagtcctggagggttgtGGAAGAAGCTGGAGCGGCTTATCGTTCAGCCCTGGCTGACGAGCTGGCAGGACTAGGCATGGTG GTGACTGGTGGTGCATGTGCGAAGATGCATCCCATCCCCTGGACCAACTACT GTGTTCTTCCAGCAATCAAAAGTTCCTCTCGCCCGGtggaaccaatcagagcatcggCCTCTGAAAGAGTCGGGCCCCTGGGCTGCAGAGCCACACCAGATGGAAAGGAGAGTGCgtactcctctccacctccgccTCCGCCTCCGTCTCCGCCTCCGTCTCCGCCTCTAACCCCATGCCAACTTGAGGCGCAGTCTCCAGGTTGTTCTCCAACCTTGAATGACCCCGTGACCCGGGAGACCACGCCCAGTCTTCTGTCATCGGAGACCGGGGACGAGCTTTCTGTGTTGGAGGCCATGATGTCACACCC TCATTGGAAAATCATCAACAGGGTCCTGTTGAGAaag AACAAGTGCGTAGCTGAGCTGCAGGAGCGCTCGGAGGAGGTCATGGAGTGGGTTCTTAAGGTGACCCACAGGGTGGTCCTGCCTGCCATGGCCCGGGTCCTCCACATCCGCAAagaccaagatggccgcccgctGTCCGCCGCCATCTCTTACAGCAGCTGTGACTCCCAGAGTGACAGGTCCTCTTCCGCAGGGTTGCTGTCCACAGCTAGCCCCGTCActggctctctgactgggatGGTATGTTTCAACCCTGCTGATtttccccaggaccaggccTCTTCTCTGGGCTCCACCCAGCCCTACGTCCCCCAGGGCATTCTGAGAATGATCTCAGAGAGGTTCCACCCTCTGCTGATAGGAGGGCAGGGATCCAGGCCCCAGAGCAGGCTGCTGGGTGGCAGGCCTCCGATGTTGGACTCTGATAGGCCCACGGAGGAGGAAGTCCTCGCCACGGCATCCCTCGCCGTGGCAGAGATTCTGTTGAAGGTGAAGGTGGTGATGGATAAACAAGAGCACGATGCAGACGACAAGCTGTCAGCCTGTGTCGAGGAGCTCTACGAGTCTGTCATGGGACAGATGCTGGAGACATTTGCACTCCACCACCGTGGATGCTTGCTGTCGGACTGCCATGTGACCAGCATCTCCCAGGACCTGATATACAACGCCTGGCAGGACGCCAAGGAGAAGATTCAGGTCCTCGCCAAAAGTCACACCGACGCCATCAATGAGCTGGTGTCCCCGTGGCCCACGTCGTCTGCCGACacaagggagaggatggagatggCCTCCTTCCTCACTGGCAGCGTGGCggaggaagaagagatggaAAATGCGATGGCTTTGCCCAGCCGCGTGATGTCACCGACCCTCTGCTCCCTGAAGGAGAGCCTCTCTGGAATCCTGGCCCGCCACGCCCTGTTCCACAGCCCGGGCGTGGTCCCCacggaggagaagctggagctggtgaGGATGGTGGGGGGCTTCCTCCAGGAGATGGAGCCCACAGAAGGACGCTGTTCCCTGGACCAGCCCCAAGAGGCCTACGAGGCCTCCCTGGTCCAGAGTGTGGCCACGGCCTGCAACGTGATCCACAACGTCCTGAAGAACTTCCACGCAGCCCAGCAGCTGATTGGGCAAGTGGAGGTGGCAGACTTCCTGCAGCCTGGAAGTAAGACCTTCACCATGGTGGTGGAGTGTGTTAGCCAGAGCCTGCTAGGAGATGTTGCCGTGGAGCTGGAtgccctgtggaggaggaggagctcggGGGCCAGCAACAGCAacgggaggagcagcaggaataAGGAATACCTCCCTTTTGACACCCAGCAGGAGCGACCAGTGGAGTGCAGCCGTGCtagcaaggaggagcaggaggaggaggatcctcagaagaaggaggagaccgcccctccctcctccaggagcaCTAGTGCCAGGAGCGATGCTAGCAGTGCTGCCAGCTACCAAGACCTCAGCTTCACCGCTGAAAACATGCTGGACATCATCATGCGGATGGCCTACTTGGCCTCCAGTTCCTCCCCTGACGACGACGACAAACGCGACGAAGCCTCGTCCGTCAAATCGTTCGACCAAGAGGAGTACGACATGGAACGCCTGCTGGCATCCCACAGCATGTGCACCAGGATGTTCCAGGGGAGGATCCACCACTTCTCCAAGCAGTTGGTTGAGTGGATTTATCAGCTTCTCCTGGACACCCGGATGGGACGACTCCCCTCGACACCCCATTGCCGCTCCGAGCCCAACTTCCAGAACCTGGAGGACAAGGAACGTCTGGACCAGGAGTTCTTCACCCCTCTGCTGTACTATTTTTTCCAGATGGCCTTCAAGGGCCTGATGGGGAACCTGCTGGGCGAAGAAGACGTCACGGACGACCACCGTGCCGACTCCTGCAGCGATGCGTCCTCAGACGGCAGTGACAGCaacagtgacagcagcagtgacagtgACTGTCCCTCCCTGGACTGGTCCAGTGGGATGACCCGTGGGAGTCAAGGGGTTGAGGGTAGAAGGAGATCGCAGAGCAGGTTGAAGCCCTCCTGCAGCCAGGACCAGAGGTGGGCGCTGGAGGCCATTTGTGAGGTGTTGACTACCCAGGCTGGAAGTGACCTTTACAAGACCTGCAACGACCCACAAGAAAACATGGTTGTTGTCCGCAAAG GCCTTGATGCTAAAGCCATGGCCAGGTTCGGTAACCtagccagctcctcctctgaagACCAGGAAGTGACAACAGGAAGTCTCGATCCAGAGTCAGGTCTCACCAACCAGGAAGTAGGACAGCCTGAGATGGATGACAACGAAAACGCTGACTACTCTGATGATTTCCACGAAGAGGAAGACGGGTCAGATTGCCAGATGAATGACTTTTCCAAGGGTGCATTGatcgaggaagaggagaaggatgaagatgatggaGCTGCAGGCCTCCCTGAGGAGGTCCAGGATCATCCCTCCCTACCCGTGAGCCCCTctgagaccccctccctccagcccgggGAGGTTCTGATCCAAGAGAAGGTCCTGatgcccccccagcccagcgcCTTGCACCACCAGACCCTGCATGACCTGCTGCAAAGGCTGGTGGGACGCCTGGCCCTCCAGGGGCCCCTTCGTTCCTGCTTCACCCCCACCAACTCGGAGATAGAGGCTGTCCTCCTCCAAGACGTGAGCTGGTTTCTCTGGAACCAGGCCGGGATCGGCCTCGTCCTGGAGCATGAACCCCAGAACCTGCTCTTCGGTGGCGCCGACGCCCTGGACGCCATGTTTGAGGCGACTTATGCTGAGCTAATGCTCTGTTCCGATAGCAACAGGGCCCTGGTCCACTCCGCCCTCCAGGGAGGGGCAGGCATCGTCGGCATGGCCGAGAACGTCGCCACGGTGATCTGCCGTCACGCCGAGTTTTGGCGCCCTTCTGCCGTGTCGGGTGAGAGTCATGATTTGGAAACAGGTTGTGAGGAGAATGAGAGCACAGAGGACTCTGCTGGCTTGGTAAAGGCCGGTGGAAGTTCCAGCCCCTTCATAAGCAACACAAGCTTCGATGAAGGACTTGAAATGGACActgctggcttggaaaaggccTGTAGAAATTCCAGCCCCTTCATCACAAACACgagcttggatgaaggacttGAGATGGACTCTGCTGCCTTAGAAAAGGCTGGTGGAAGTTCCAGCCCCTTCTTAAGCAACACAAGCTTGGAAGAAGGACTTGAGATGGAGtctgctggcttggaaaaggccAGCAGACTCGCCTCCTGCCTCacatcctcctccacttcctggtcctgctactcctcttcttccacctctgttcactcctctccttcgtcctccaaatcctccaccagctcctccacctccaggggcTCCACGGCTCAGGCCCCTAGCCCAGAGGGACATAatttgggaaagaccgacacccccatcctccgGAAATGGTTCGCACTG aagaaagagaagacttTCCTTAAGAATGGACAGAATGTGGCTGCCAAGGGAAGAAAGACAAGCATATTTTCCAAGACAAACAAAGTTTCTCCCCTTAGCGCTGAAG GTCCAGACCTTGGTGAGTCCTCCattgctggaggagaggagaaaaagaagaagaagaagaaaaagtccTTCAAAGATTTCTTCCGGGGGATCTCTGCGGCTCTCTCCGGGGCTTTCTGCTTCGGCTGCGTGAAGGATATTCACCAGTAG